Proteins encoded within one genomic window of Humulus lupulus chromosome 1, drHumLupu1.1, whole genome shotgun sequence:
- the LOC133813756 gene encoding uncharacterized protein LOC133813756 produces the protein MNDFSVEISSDLVNSLADNDDKLKKNIKRTRTMSPWVPQQPHTKTNQKQVSDGFETHKGSSATRWPLQPLMFLPVAPPAQSTRAEMDAIRSVLQESERVVERL, from the coding sequence ATGAATGATTTTAGTGTTGAGATTAGCAGTGACCTGGTTAATAGCCTTGCTGACAATGACGATAAGTTGAAGAAGAACATTAAAAGAACTAGAACTATGTCACCATGGGTGCCTCAACAACCTCATACCAAAACAAACCAGAAGCAGGTTTCTGATGGTTTTGAAACACACAAGGGATCTAGTGCTACAAGATGGCCACTTCAGCCTCTGATGTTCTTGCCGGTAGCCCCTCCTGCGCAATCTACGCGTGCAGAGATGGATGCAATTCGATCAGTCCTTCAAGAGAGCGAGCGGGTTGTGGAGAGGTTGTAG
- the LOC133791634 gene encoding CST complex subunit STN1: MDLSLHNTHVKLLAFDLISLTRISSDSTSFSRHGFLPSRVETLGVVTFCDLKPGKFLKFIIDDGTGCVDCVLWLNHLTSPYFARQNPSNVQQIADSASHFASEVRLGAVARVRGKITKYRGLVQITVSDIVVERDPNAEILHWLDCMRLARECYDFSSK, from the coding sequence ATGGATCTCTCATTACACAATACGCATGTGAAGCTACTAGCTTTTGACCTCATCTCTCTCACCCGAATCTCCTCAGACTCAACTTCTTTCTCTCGCCATGGGTTCCTCCCCTCGCGCGTTGAGACCCTTGGCGTCGTAACATTTTGTGACCTCAAACCAGGAAAATTTCTCAAATTCATTATCGATGACGGTACTGGTTGTGTCGATTGCGTCCTTTGGCTAAACCATCTGACCTCTCCTTACTTCGCTCGTCAAAATCCTTCAAATGTTCAACAAATTGCTGACTCGGCTAGCCATTTTGCATCGGAGGTGCGACTCGGTGCCGTCGCTAGAGTTCGTGGGAAAATCACCAAGTATCGAGGTTTGGTTCAGATCACTGTCTCAGACATCGTCGTTGAGAGGGATCCTAATGCCGAGATCTTGCACTGGTTGGATTGCATGAGGTTGGCGCGCGAATGTTATGATTTTTCTAGCAAGTGA
- the LOC133791629 gene encoding homocysteine S-methyltransferase 2 gives MDTALMTEFLRKSGGAAVIDGGLATELERHGADLNDPLWSAKCLLTSPHLIRGVHLDYLEAGADIIITASYQATIQGFKARGYSKEEGETLLKKSVEIALEARDIYNEKCASCPGDIVDNIILKHRPILVAASVGSYGAYLADGSEYSGNYGDAITLKVLKDFHRRRVQVLAEACPDLIAFETIPNKLEAQAFAELMEEENIRIPAWFSFNSKDGVNVVSGDSFVECASIAESCSKVVAIGINCTPPRFIHGLISSITKVTTKPILVYPNSGESYDPIIKEWVQNTGVSDDDFVSYVNKWIDVGASLVGGCCRTTPETIRGIYRSFSSKRGLKQSDTIST, from the exons ATGGATACAGCTCTCATGACGGAGTTTCTCAGGAAGTCCGGGGGTGCTGCCGTTATCGACGGCGGACTCGCCACAGAGCTCGAACGCCATGGCGCGGACCTCAACGATCCTCTCTGGAGCGCCAAATGCCTTCTCACTTCCCCTCACCTTATTCGCGGG GTTCACCTTGACTATCTAGAAGCTGGCGCAGATATTATAATCACAGCATCTTATCAG GCCACAATTCAGGGTTTTAAAGCCAGGGGCTATTCGAAGGAAGAAGGCGAAACCCTGCTCAAGAAAAGTGTTGAAATTGCCCTTGAGGCTCGTGATATCTATAATGAAAAGTGTGCAAGCTGTCCTGGTGACATTGTAGACAATATAATTCTCAAGCATCGGCCAATCTTAGTTGCAGCATCTGTTGGAAGCTATGGTGCTTACTTGGCCGATGGGTCTGAGTACAG TGGAAATTATGGTGATGCTATTACGCTAAAAGTTCTGAAAGATTTTCACCGAAGGAGGGTCCAAGTCTTAGCTGAAGCATGTCCTGACCTGATTGCTTTTGAAACAATTCCAAATAAATTAGAAGCTCAG GCTTTTGCTGAACTCATGGAGGAAGAGAACATTAGAATTCCTGCATGGTTTTCCTTCAACTCTAAAGATGGTGTCAATGTGGTTAGTGGTGACTCATTTGTAGAATGTGCGTCAATTGCTGAATCATGCAGTAAAGTTGTTGCCATTGGAATCAACTGTACTCCTCCAAGATTTATTCATGGACTGATATCATCTATTACTAAG GTGACTACAAAGCCAATACTTGTATATCCAAATAGTGGTGAAAGTTATGATCCAATTATAAAGGAGTGGGTG CAAAATACAGGAGTTTCCGACGACGATTTTGTTTCATATGTAAACAAATGGATCGATGTAGGAGCTTCTCTTGTGGGAGGCTGTTGCAGAACAACTCCAGAGACTATCCGCGGGATCTACCGATCTTTTTCTAGTAAACGAGGGCTTAAACAGAGCGACACCATTTCAACTTGA